A single Triticum dicoccoides isolate Atlit2015 ecotype Zavitan chromosome 2A, WEW_v2.0, whole genome shotgun sequence DNA region contains:
- the LOC119352022 gene encoding BTB/POZ and MATH domain-containing protein 2-like produces MASNSTAAASHGQCLPKTSSRCLTPSVTATHDFEVTSYPLLHGIGVEKLVSSTVFSVGGFNWTISFFPDGVRHGSFGNASAFLNCLSPEKDVRARFTLNLLDKSGTQVTKFEEMKYTFTPKCVYQGYAQFIGKSWLKSWSDSNGSFIIRCVLTVIGEPRTEVKRSRVLVPGRSLQDQLEDMRKKGEGGDVTFSVCGNLFHAHRCLLAARSPVFKAELFGPMKEKAAQSIKVVDMEPPIFEALLHFVYTDSMPHDEHSKDWNTAKLQHLLVAADQYGLDGLVALCESKLCESIDVETVARTLVLAEQHHCKDLQEACVEFMAPQNVLQAVMETDGFKHLVASCPLLMKDILEKISLTD; encoded by the coding sequence ATGGCCAGCAACTCCACCGCTGCAGCTAGCCATGGCCAGTGCCTGCCCAAGACCTCGTCGAGATGCCTGACGCCGAGCGTCACCGCGACGCACGATTTCGAGGTGACAAGCTACCCGCTGCTCCACGGCATCGGCGTCGAAAAGCTCGTCAGCTCGACGGTCTTCAGCGTCGGCGGCTTTAACTGGACGATCAGCTTCTTCCCGGACGGCGTGAGACATGGCAGTTTCGGCAACGCTTCGGCGTTCTTGAACTGTCTTAGCCCAGAAAAGGATGTCAGAGCAAGGTTCACCTTGAACTTGCTGGACAAAAGTGGAACACAGGTCACCAAGTTTGAGGAGATGAAGTATACCTTCACTCCGAAATGCGTTTATCAGGGCTATGCTCAGTTCATCGGGAAATCGTGGCTGAAATCATGGTCTGACAGCAATGGGAGCTTCATTATACGGTGTGTTCTCACCGTGATCGGAGAACCCCGCACTGAGGTCAAGAGGAGCCGTGTTCTTGTGCCGGGGCGGAGTCTGCAAGACCAGCTGGAAGACATGCGTAAGAAGGGAGAAGGAGGAGATGTGACCTTCAGTGTGTGTGGCAACCTGTTCCATGCTCACAGATGTTTGCTGGCTGCAAGATCTCCGGTTTTCAAGGCAGAATTGTTTGGTCCCATGAAGGAGAAGGCAGCACAGAGCATCAAGGTTGTCGACATGGAGCCCCCAATCTTCGAGGCGCTTCTTCACTTTGTGTACACGGATTCCATGCCTCATGATGAACACTCCAAAGATTGGAACACGGCAAAGCTTCAGCACTTGCTAGTTGCTGCGGATCAGTATGGACTAGATGGGTTAGTGGCGCTTTGTGAAAGCAAGCTCTGTGAGAGCATTGACGTCGAGACTGTTGCAAGAACATTGGTTTTAGCAGAGCAGCACCATTGCAAGGATCTCCAAGAAGCTTGTGTTGAGTTCATGGCTCCACAGAATGTTCTACAAGCTGTTATGGAAACTGATGGATTTAAGCATTTGGTTGCGAGCTGTCCTCTGCTCATGAAGGACATATTGGAAAAAATTTCTCTTACTGACTAG
- the LOC119356540 gene encoding protein IQ-DOMAIN 14-like: MGKAGRWLRSILAGKRDGGRRGGKRGQAQCDSTPLAELPAAAIPREKRRWSFRRPAAPVKTAAAPSPLALEAGGLSESVSERELEQSKHAVAVIMAAADPAVIRLTAPEAEDDHDLNLYATPVQEAAAARIQATFRGYLARKALCALRGLVKLQALIRGHLVRKQARATLRRMQALLMAQTRVRAQRMRMLEEEDHAAAPVDRRSPQHPRRRRSYEMDRSGEEHAKIVEMDMGEPPRRGRSSCSVAASEPWSRERPGAEYHGPGQCSPAPSAAFTEITSPRAYSGHFEDFEPATARVSAYVPAGYADEGESASEFFPNYMANTQSSRAKARSQSAPKQRPDSPSPLERQPSRRRGGPAPLPRSVKMQRSSSHVGVPSSAAAMYAQYYPWSVKLDRSSASLHESECGSTSSILTAATTVGYSRSMVGFEVHRNQY, from the exons ATGGGGAAGGCTGGGAGGTGGCTGAGGAGCATCTTGGCCGGGAAAAGGGATGGCGGCAGGAGAGGGGGCAAGCGGGGGCAGGCGCAGTGTGACTCGACGCCTTTGGCCGAGCTGCCGGCGGCTGCCATCCCGAGGGAGAAGAGGCGATGGAGCTTCCGAAGGCCTGCGGCGCCGGTCAAGAccgccgccgcaccgtcgccgtTGGCCCTGGAAGCAGGCGGTCTGTCGGAGTCGGTGTCGGAGCGCGAGCTTGAGCAGAGCAAGCACGCCGTGGCGGTGATCATGGCGGCCGCTGATCCCGCGGTGATACGGCTGACGGCACCCGAGGCGGAGGATGACCACGACCTCAACCTGTATGCCACCCCTGTCCAGGAGGCCGCGGCCGCAAGGATCCAGGCCACCTTCAGAGGCTACCTG GCAAGGAAGGCTCTGTGCGCGCTGAGGGGTCTGGTGAAGCTGCAGGCGCTGATCAGGGGCCACCTGGTGAGGAAGCAGGCCAGAGCCACGCTCCGCCGCATGCAGGCCCTCCTCATGGCGCAGACCCGCGTGCGCGCGCAGCGCATGCGCATGCTCGAGGAAGAAGACCACGCCGCCGCCCCTGTCGACCGCCGGTCGCCGCAGCACCCCAGACGCCGCCGCTCCTAC GAGATGGACAGGTCCGGCGAGGAGCATGCCAAGATCGTGGAGATGGACATGGGGGAGCCGCCGCGGCGGGGGCGGAGCAGCTGCTCGGTCGCGGCGAGCGAGCCATGGTCGAGAGAGCGCCCTGGAGCAGAGTACCACGGCCCCGGCCAGTGCTCGCCAGCGCCGTCGGCGGCGTTCACCGAGATCACGAGCCCGCGCGCCTACAGCGGGCACTTCGAGGACTTCGAGCCGGCGACGGCGCGTGTCAGCGCGTACGTGCCGGCAGGTTATGCCGACGAGGGCGAGTCCGCGTCCGAGTTCTTCCCCAACTACATGGCCAACACCCAGTCCTCGCGCGCCAAGGCCCGGTCCCAGAGCGCGCCGAAGCAGAGGCCCGACTCGCCGTCGCCGCTGGAGCGGCAGCCGAGCCGGCGCCGCGGTGGCCCGGCGCCCCTGCCGAGAAGCGTCAAGATGCAGCGGTCGTCGTCGCACGTTGGCGTGCCGTCGTCGGCGGCCGCCATGTACGCACAGTACTACCCGTGGTCGGTGAAGCTGGACCGGTCCAGCGCGTCGCTCCATGAGAGCGAGTGCGGGTCGACGAGCTCCATCCTAACCGCAGCTACCACCGTCGGTTACAGCCGCTCCATGGTCGGATTCGAG GTGCACAGGAACCAGTATTGA